From Quercus lobata isolate SW786 chromosome 1, ValleyOak3.0 Primary Assembly, whole genome shotgun sequence, one genomic window encodes:
- the LOC115985828 gene encoding serine/threonine-protein kinase BSK5-like, with amino-acid sequence MGARCSKISMCFWASDMKSNLKEFSDIENGAKGEDLLLGSFREFSLDQLREATWGFSSENIVSEHGEKAPNVVYEGKLEDDIRIAVKRFNKSAWPDSRQFLEEARAVGQLRSERLANLIGCCCEGEERLLVAEFMPNDTLSKHLFHWEAQPMKWAMRLRVAMYLAQALDYCSSKGRALYHDLNAYRVLFDQDGNPRLSCFGLMKNSRDGKSYSTNLAFTPPEYLRTGRVTTESVVYSFGTLLLDLLSGKHIPPSHALDLIRSKNFLMLMDSCLEGHFSNDDGTELVRLASRCLQFEARERPNAKSLVSSLALLQKETQVPSHVLMGIQHVTASPKEAVPLTPLGEACSRRDLTAIHEMLETVGYKDDEGVANELSFQMWTNQIQETLNSKKRGDSAFRSKDFANALSYYTQFIDGGTMISPTVFARRCLCYLMSEMPQEALGDAMQAQVIAPEWPTAFYLQAAALFNLGMDNDAQESLKDGTSLETQRHRN; translated from the exons ATGGGAGCTCGTTGCTCCAAGATATCGATGTGTTTTTGGGCATCAGATATGAAGTCAAATCTCAAAGAGTTTTCCGACATTG AGAATGGAGCGAAGGGAGAAGATTTGTTGTTGGGGAGTTTCAGAGAGTTCAGCTTAGATCAACTTCGTGAAGCAACTTGGGGTTTCTCTTCAGAGAACATAGTATCAGAGCACGGAGAGAAAGCTCCAAATGTTGTTTACGAAGGGAAGCTTGAAGATGATATTCGGATCGCTGTTAAGCGCTTCAACAAGTCTGCTTGGCCAGATTCTCGCCAATTCCTA GAGGAAGCGAGAGCAGTGGGCCAGCTAAGAAGCGAGAGATTAGCGAATTTGATAGGGTGTTGTTGTGAAGGGGAGGAGAGATTGTTAGTTGCTGAGTTCATGCCTAATGACACTCTTTCTAAACATCTTTTCCATt GGGAGGCTCAGCCTATGAAATGGGCAATGAGGCTGAGAGTGGCTATGTATTTGGCGCAAGCTTTGGATTATTGTAGCAGTAAAGGCAGGGCATTATATCATGACCTTAATGCTTACAGAGTTTTGTTTGATCAG GATGGAAATCCGAGGCTCTCCTGCTTCGGCCTTATGAAGAATAGCCGAGATGGCAAGAGCTATAGTACAAACTTGGCTTTCACCCCTCCAGAATACTTGAGAACAG GAAGAGTGACAACAGAAAGTGTAGTTTACAGCTTTGGCACCCTATTGCTCGATCTGCTCAGTGGCAAACACATCCCTCCCAGCCAT GCACTTGACTTGATACGTAGCAAAAATTTTCTGATGCTGATGGATTCATGTTTGGAGGGTCATTTCTCAAATGATGATGGAACTGAATTAGTGCGATTAGCCTCACGTTGTTTACAGTTTGAAGCCCGCGAGAGGCCAAATGCTAAGTCTCTTGTGTCTTCTCTTGCCCTTCTTCAGAAAGAAACACAG GTCCCATCACATGTTTTGATGGGAATACAGCATGTGACTGCATCCCCAAAGGAAGCGGTGCCATTAACGCCTCTGGGTGAAGCTTGCTCAAGAAGGGATCTTACTGCAATACATGAAATGTTAGAAACTGTTGGATACAAGGATGATGAGGGGGTGGCAAATGAG CTTTCCTTCCAAATGTGGACAAATCAAATACAGGAAACGCTGAATTCTAAGAAGCGTGGAGATTCTGCTTTTCGATCTAAGGACTTTGCTAATGCGCTTAGTTATTACACACAA TTCATCGATGGTGGGACCATGATATCACCAACTGTGTTTGCCAGACGCTGCTTGTGTTACTTGATGAGTGAAATGCCACAAGAAGCTCTTGGAGATGCAATGCAAGCCCAGGTAATAGCTCCTGAATGGCCTACTGCCTTCTATCTTCAAGCAGCTGCCCTCTTCAACCTTGGGATGGACAATGATGCACAGGAAAGTCTTAAAGATGGAACATCCTTGGAAACACAAAGACACAGAAACTGA
- the LOC115985836 gene encoding mitochondrial import inner membrane translocase subunit TIM10: MAAANDSANAPTPLEREQIFGMAEKEMEYRVELFNKLTHTCFNKCVEKRYKESELNMGENSCIDRCVSKYWHVTNLIGQLLGSGRPPM; encoded by the exons ATGGCTGCTGCCAACGATAGTGCTAATGCTCCAACACCTTTGGAGAGAGAACAG ATCTTTGGGATGGCGGAAAAGGAAATGGAGTATAGGGTGGAGTTGTTCAACAA GCTTACACACACATGTTTTAATAAGTGCGTTGAGAAAAG GTACAAGGAGTCTGAACTAAATATGGGTGAAAATAGTTGCATTGATCGCTGCGTATCAAAATATTGGCAT GTGACTAATCTAATTGGCCAGCTGCTAGGTTCAGGTCGGCCCCCAATGTGA